Proteins encoded in a region of the Octopus sinensis linkage group LG8, ASM634580v1, whole genome shotgun sequence genome:
- the LOC115215109 gene encoding zinc finger protein 271-like, whose amino-acid sequence MEPYCCDICSKSFPKSSYLTSHKCIQTNEKLNHCEICGKSFSGKSSLTRHQRIHTGEKPYYCDICGKAFSGKGSLTRHGRIHTGERPYQCNVCQKSYSVKSNLTVHERIHRGLKPYNCDVCSKSFSLNHHLTKHKRIHTGEKPYHCDICGKSFSDNYPCDICGKSFSGSSDLTVHKRVHTGEKPYHCDICGKSFSQRNHITRHKRMHTGEKPYHCDICGKSFSDGDKLTNHIRVHTGEKPYHCNICGKSFSGSSEVTVHKRIHTGERPYHCEICNKAFSSGSVLTKHKRIHTGEKPYHCDICGRLFAGNSELTIHKRIHTGEKPYHCDICGKSFSGSSEAAIHKRIHTGEKPYHCNICGKSFSCGSHLTRHKLIHTGEKPHNCSICGKSFSDKSKLSHHIRIHTG is encoded by the exons ATGGaaccatattgctgtgatatttgtagtaaatcattcCCTAAGAGTAGTTACTTGACTTCTCATAAATGCATTCAGACAAATGAAAAACTAAATCACTgtgaaatttgtggtaaatcattctctgggaAAAGTAGCTTAACTAGACACCagcgtatccatacaggagagaaaccgtattactgtgatatatgtggtaaagcATTCTCTGGGAAAGGTAGCTTAACCAGGCATggacgcattcatacaggagaaaggcCTTACCAGTGCAACGTTTGTCAAAAGTCATATTCTGTTAAAAGTAACCTGACTGTGCATGAACGTATTCACAGAGGATTGAAACCCTATAACTGCGATGTCTGTagcaaatcattctctctaaatcaccatttaactaaacacaaacgtattcacacgggtgagaagccatatcactgtgatatctgtggtaaatcgttctctgaTAAT tatccatgtgatatttgtggtaaatcattctctgggaGTAGTGATTTAACtgtacacaaacgtgttcataccggagaaaagccgtatcactgtgatatttgtggcaaatcattctctcaaagaaatCACATAACCAGACACAAACGTatgcatacaggagagaaaccatatcactgtgatatttgtggtaaatctttctctgatggAGATAAGTTGACTAATCAtatacgtgttcatacaggtgagaaaccctaCCACTgcaatatctgtggcaaatctttctctggaaGCAGCGAAGTAACTGTTCACAAAcggattcatacaggagagaggccataCCACTGTGAGATTTGTAATAAAGCATTCTCTTCTGGAAGTGTCCTAactaagcacaaacgtattcatactggtgagaaaccatatcattgtgatatctgtggtagattGTTCGCTGGAAATAGTGAATTAAcgattcacaaacgtattcatacaggagagaaaccatatcactgtgatatctgtggtaaatccttctcagGAAGTAGTGAGGCTgctattcacaaacgtattcacacaggagagaaaccctaccattgcaatatctgtggtaaatcattctcttgtggAAGTCATTTAACCAGACACAAACTtattcacacaggtgaaaaaCCTCATAACTGTAGTatttgtggtaagtcattctcagACAAAAGTAAATTAAGTcatcacatacgtattcatacaggttaG